From the genome of Candidatus Hydrogenedentota bacterium:
CATCCGTGCGGAGACCGTTCGGCATCGTCAATTTGACGCGTAGATTACGGCGATTGACCTCCTCGCTAAAACGGTACACGCGCTCATTATCCTGAATAAAAGCATCATCAATGAAATCGAAACGTTCCGCGCCGTATTTTTTTTGCAGATACTCCATTTCGTCCACGAGTCGTTCCGGCGTTTGCCCGCGGAAGGTCTTTCCGAAAATTTTATGGCAAAAGATGCAGGGAAACGGGCAGCCGCGGCTCGACGACAGAACGATTTGCTTCTGCGGCGGCGGGATCGGGGACTGAGAATAGACGGTCCAGTACCGCGGCACATCCAGTAGGTCGTAAGCCAAAAAGGGCAGTTCGTCCAGATTTTGCACGATAGGCAATTCGCCGGGATTACGCACAACCGACCCGTCGGGAAGTCGGCGATAAAGTCCCGGCACATGTTCGAATGTCTCCCCTTCCTGGATCGCGCGCAGGATCATTTCAAAGGCGATTTCGCCCTCGCCCGCAACCAGCGCATCGGCCTGCGTGCCCTCAATGGCCGCTGCCTGTACCGCCGCCGGATGCGAACCGCCCAAGAGAATCGTGCAACCGGGTAGTGCATCGCGGACGGCCTTGGTAATTCCGGGAACGAACGTGTCCGCCGACGTCATATACGAAATGCCGACGACATCCGGCCGCGCCTGAATGATGCGCCGCGCCACCTCGTGATGATTGATGCGCTCAAGCCGCTGATCAAGAAGCGTGATGCGCAGCCCTTTGATTTTGGCGCGCGCCCATGCCGCCAACGATAGGATGCCGACGGGCGGCGGCGTGGACGGCGCCGTCTTCAGGTACTCGCCGAGGCTGACGAGAAAGACATTCACAAATTATGTCTCCGGCGGACGAAAGCGATCCATCGGAATCGGCCCGCTCTTGCGCGATTTCAATTCTTTTGCGGGCACGCCGCCGACGGTAATCCCTTCCTTGACAATATCCGACACAACGGCCGCCTGGATACCGATGATGACCCAAGGGGCCACCTTGATGCCGGTCCGGATAATGGCGCCCGGAGACACTTGCACGCCTTCGCCCAGCGTGACGAATCCCAGTAGCGCGGAGTTGGTGCCGATGGTACAATAATCGCCGATGTCCACGTCGTGCCCGATGACGCTCGGCGAACCCGCACAGACATAATTTCCGATGCGCGCATCGGAGGCAATCCAGGTGCCCATCGTGATGAACCCGCCTACGCCGCACGAAATCTCCCCATAAATCTTGGCCGCGGGATGCACAAACGTCGGTGCGGGCGTCAACCCGCGCGCCAGCGCCTTCTCGACCAGCAGTTTCTTGACCCTCGGATACGTGAATGTGGGCAGGAAACTTTGGAAGGCGGAATCGTCCAGTCCGTAAAAACGGCGGGCCGGCCCGAAGTCCCAATCGCGAATGACCGGCAGCGTATCCTTGCAGACTACCGCCGTTTCCGCCTCGGACCGTTCATCCAGGATCGCGACTTTGATGCCCGGATACACCTCGCGCAAATCCTGATACAGCACCACCATCCCGCCTGCGCCGCCAAGGATGATCAAATCTCTCATTATGTCCGACACTCCCAATGACCAGCGTCAAGTATCCCGTTCGGTGTTCAACGTTGTCAAGATGCGACACTCAGATATTCAGCCAACGCCGCAATCGAAAATCGCGCGTGCAGTAGTCGCCGAAGATGAGCGCGTGGATTGGCAATGTGCGCTTCGATCGCGTATCGCGGATGATTCGCCCGATGCGTCCCGGATTGAGGTAAAATTTCCGATATGCCTTCTGCGCAAAGCCGTAAAACAGGTCATCGGGCATTTCGGACAAATTCACGATGGCATCCCCGGTGAAGAACGTAAGGCTTTCATCGAAATTCACGGCCTTCATGCGATCCGGCTTCCATCGCATGGCCTGATGGTAGAGTTCGGTTCCCGGAAACGGCGTCACGTAAAAGAAAAACGTTGAATGGAGCATCGAAGCGCATGCCGTATCAACAGTCATGCGCATTTCGGCCTCCGTTTCCGTCGGAAACCCGATCATGGTAAAACCCGTGGTAAAAACGCCCCGCCGGACCAGCATTTCCACTCCCTCGAGAAAACGCGGCAGGTTCAGGTTTTTTCCGATCATTTTCTGGAGGCGATCCGAACCGCATTCCAGCGCGCATCCGCTGTACCATGCGCCCATCGCGGCAAGCGCATCCGCCGTGTCGTTGCGAAGAATATCGGTTCGCAGTCCGTTGGGAAACGCCGTGCGCACTTTGATGTTCCGGCGTCCCATCAAATCCGCGATTTCCATGACGCGATCGGCGGACAGGTTGAAGCAGTCGTCCACCAATTCGAGATCGCTGACGCCGTATGCGCGGACATAGTGCTCAATCTCGTCCACGACCCGTTCGGCGGAATGGACACGGTAATTTTTTCCGAAAATGTTGTGGCAATAGTTGCACTGCCATGGGCATCCGCGGCTGGTAAACAGCGCAATGTAATTGCGCAGAAGCGGAAAGAAACATTGGGTCGGCAGACGCCAATACCGGCGAATGTCAATCAAGTCATAGGCCGGAAACGGAAGGCTATCCAACTCCCCGATAAACGGCGGCTGTCCCGGATTGGTAATGACCTCTCCTTCATGGCGCCAAATCAGGCCGGGAATCCGGCTGTAGTCTTTGTTGTCCTGGAAGGCTTGGAGGATGCTGTCGAAGGTTATTTCACCTTCTCCACGCACCAGCATATCGGCCAGCGTGGAATCCAAGAGTGTTTCGCCGAATGCGGAAACATGCGGCCCTCCAAGGACAACAAGGCAATCCGGCAGCGCCTGCTTGATCCCTTGTGACAGAATATGCAGACCCCGATGCGCGCCCGTGACGCAACGCACCCCGACGATATCGGGCTTCAGTGCGACAACTTGCGAGACGGTTTCCTCATGGGTCCAATCGGCGGCGCGTTGATCCAGGATGGTGATATCCGCCTGATGATGCTGCCGTACATACGCCGCAAGGTATAAAAGTCCCAACGGCGGCGTGAACGCCGTCACTTTTTCGACGCGTCCTGCATTTACCAGCGCTATATGCAATGCAGCCATCAGGCGGCCCTTGGGTTATGGGGTCCGAAACAGACGCAGCATCAAACGGGCATTGGTCAGGTGCTCGCGAATCGAGCGGACGGGCAGGGAAGCACGGGGCGGCCATTGCTTGACCGCCATCACATACGCCTGCCACACCAGGTACACCGCGAGATAAATCCACGAGAGAGGCAACGAACAAATGGATTCACAATGCTTGCGTAGCCACGGGAAACGCACAAAGAAATCGAACAACTTGTGCAGATTCTCTATTTTTCGTTTTTCAGCGGGCGAACGGAAAGAAAAAACGGAAAAACGACGCACCGATGGAGACAATCGTTCCCCGGGGGACAGGAATCCATGCTCGACGGCATAGTCGTAAATGTTTGTGCCGGGCCACGGATACAGGAGCGTCGCCAGCGAATAGGTCGGACGCACCGCGACATTGAAGTCCAGGGTTTTGAGATCGGTCTCAAAACTATTCTCAACGGGAATGCCCACCAAGTTGAACAGGAACAGGCGTATGCCATGTTTCTTGGCGACTTCCGTGGCTCTCAATATTTGCTCATTTTTCAGATTGCGTCGAAGCACTTCGTTGGCGACGCGTTCGTCGGCGCACTCGACCGCTATCCACATGGCGCACAACCCCGTGGCCTTGAGCAGTCCGATGAGTTCGTCCGTCACGTGTTCCGGCCGGCACGTGCATCCAAACGGCAGTCCTACGCGATCGCGGTACTCCGCGCAGAACGCCTCCATCCAGCCTTCCGGTTTCAACGCGAAATCGTCGTCGCAAAACCCGACGGCCCGAAGCGGATAACGTTCTTTCACGGCGCAAATTTCGTCAATCACCGCATGCGGGGCGCGATGGCGCACGACGGGCCGGCAGCCCCGGTAAATCCGATTCCATTGGGCGTTGAAGCAATAGGAACACGCATGGGGGCATCCACGGGAAGCCATGAATATCTTCCATCCCAGCCGGGCCAGATAGGGATCGCCCTCGTACAGAACGCGATGGTCGGGAACAGGGAATGCATCGAGGCTCGTGGCCAGCGGACGCAAGGGGTTGCGGTGAATCACGCCATCGTGCCGCACCCAAAAATTCGGCGTTTGCCAGTAGGCCCCGCCTTCCTGAATACGCCGGCAAAATTCGGCCAGCGCCCATTCTCCCTCGCCGATGCAGATCGCGTCGCATTCCGGATCGTCGTCAATCATTTCGGGCAAAAACGTCGGATGAATGCCCCCAAAAACGGCCCGAAAGCGAAATTCCTTTTTCAATTCGCGGTTGAGCGCCACATGAGATGCATAATCGTACGTCATGATACTGTAGCCGACGATATCCGGCTTGAAGGTCCGCATGAGATCCCGCAACCGTTTTTTCCCAAGACGCGCGGCCACGGCATGCCGGACCTCATGGCCGTCGGCGGAAAGACAGGCCGCCAGCGACGAAATGCCCAGCCGGGGCATTCGATTCAATTCGGCCGACAAGAAAAGTATTCTCACGCGCGGTATCACTCCCTGCCCGTTCGGCGCGAGTATAGCCGTAGCGGCAATCGCCTGTAAAACACGGGAATGGGCACGACAAACACGCGGAAACCGGTTCAGAAATAGCCCAGCGCGCGCAGCGCCTCATCGGCGGCTTTGACCTTCTGAAAAGGTTCGGGGTCCAGTTTTTCCGCGGCCAGTTTTCCGCCCGGGGATTCCGAAAGCGAGGCCGGCGTCAGAATGATTTTCTGCACGCAGGCCCAGTGTTCGCGGTCGGCGCCGGCTAGGGTAAACTCGAACAGGCCGTCGCCGGCATCGTAGGAGCCCGCGGCAATCGCCTCGAAGCGCGCCTGATCCGGCGGGGCGTCGGCCTTCTGTATCATGACGGCCCCGGTTTCTCCCCGCATTTTCACAAGAACCGCCGAGGCCGGGCGGCCTTCATGCGAAGAATCGTTGAGGATCTTGATATGCACGTTATAGGTTCCCGGCGGTACGGGGAAACGCACCTGCAAAACGGGGCATTCCTCTTCGGCGCATGAACACCACAAGGCCCCATCCGTACAGGCCCACTTGTTGTCCGTTCGGAGGCGCGGCGATTTGACGGGCAGTATCACGCTGCCTTCAACGGGACCGCCGGACACGCAAAACGGCGCAATCCATGCCGCGTCGAGCGTCACGGCCACTTGGGGCAATTGGAGATAGTCCCGCCAATATCCCCCCCAAGTCGCGTTCAACCGCTTGCGCAGCGCAGCGGCCTGTTCCGGCCTCGCGCCAATCAGATCCTCCGGCGCCGCATAGTTGTACGGCATGCGCCATAAATGTGCCTCATTGCCGTCCAGCGATTCCTGATACCGGTATTCGCCGTTTCGGATCATGAATGAATAAGGCCCGTCGTAGAAGCCGCGATCCGGAGCGGCAAACACAAATTCATGCGGTGGATCTTTCGCGACGCCGTTTATCCATGGAACAAGACTTTTCCCGTCGTACCGGGCGTCTGACGCGATTCCCAAGAGTTCCAGCAACGTGGGCGCGATATCCACGTTTTCAACAAGCGCGCCGATCCGTTTTCCGCCGGAAACGCCGGGGCCGGCCATGATGAACGGCACCTCCAACAGTTCGTCGTAGGAGAGATTTTTGGAATGTCCGACAAAGAAACCGTCTTCTCCAAGCGACTGCCCGTGGTCGGAACCGATAACGATGATGGTATTGTCCAGCGCCTTGATCTCTTCGAGATGCTGGATCAGTCTTCCGATCTGGGTGTCCGAATAGTGGATGGCGCCGTCATACAACGCTTCGAGATAGGCGCGATCGTCCGCGGTGAACGGCTGTCCGTCCCGCCGGACGTACGATTGCGCGAAATCCACGGGCGCCAAGTTGTCCAGCGCATAGCGCGGATCGATCCATTGATCGTCGGGCGGCGACAGGATAATCGGGAAATGGGTATCCATGGCATGGACGTAGGCGAAAAACGGCTTGTCGGGCCGTGTATCGAGCCATGCAAAGATCTTTTCGTTCAGTTGCGCCAGCGTGGGCACGCCGCCTATGCCGATAGCCCACGGCAATTTGATGAATTCGTCGAACGATTGCCCCATTCGGTCCGTCGCATCGAACATAGGATGCGCGTTGAACATGACGGTGTGGTAGCCATTGGCCCGCAGGGTGTCCGCCACAAGGACCTCGTGCGCAGGCGGTGTGCGCTGCACCACGGCGCGGGAAAACCGATCGCTCAAGCACGACACGGGGAAATAACGCCCCGTCATGTAGGATGGCACGGAAAAACAGGTGCCGGTGCTTTGGGAAAAGGTCTTTTCGAAAAGGACGCCGCGCTGGGCAAGCGCGTCCATGACGGGCGATGTGGGACGCGAATTGCCGTAACAGGACAGGTTCTTGGCGCGGCAGGCGTCGAGCACGATCCAAATCACATTGGAGCGGCCGGGAGATCGTTCCGCGTCGCCAGGCGTTGCGATGGCGGCCGTGGAATCCGTATCGGGAGCAGTTGGGATTGCAACCGCCGGACGCGGGGCGGAGTCTTGTCTCCGGAAAGGACACGTTCCATTCCACAGATAGCGCCAGCCTGATACCCCCAGCGCCAAACAAATAACGACCAAGCATGCGCCCATGATCTTTCCATTTCGGGTCATTAGACGTTTCCCTTTCACCTAACGCGGCTCAGCCGCAATGCCTCAATCAAGGATATGATTTCTTTGTCCGCAACTTCTGTGTGCCATGCACAGAAGTTGCGGACAAAGAAACTATTTCGCGATCGTCGCGGCGACTTCTTTTCTTTCGCGTTCCATTACCGAATTTGTGCTGACGCCCAAGCGAACCTCGCCGTTCATTCGTATAAGAAAACTGCTCATGCAACGATCCGCGACCGCGCGATCCCAGTTCAGGACCGAACAACTGGTGTTGATCGAAAGGCTCAGAAACTTCGAGGGCGTGTTCCGGGCGGAAACGCGCAACAGGTTGGCCAGAAACATCCGCGCGATGTGCGGGATGATTGTAAAAGATTTGGCCCGCAACGCATACGTCAAGGCAAGGCCCATGGCCACGGCCTGCACGAAGCGTCCCGAAGAGGCGAGCCGCTCCCACCTTTTCATCGCCCGATTCAGTCGTCTCATGTGGAGAAATTCGGTAATGGGCGCCATGCCCTGCCGGGTCCGGACGAACACCATGAGCTGCGTGTAGAGACACAGCCGCATGCCCATGATCTGCATGAGGGAAAAAAGCGCCTTTTGAAATGTAAGGTAATCTTCGCGGCGGCTGGCGGGGGTGGAATATCGCGCGTAAATCAAATCCATGATTTCATCCGGCATCATCACGTGCGATCGGTCGAGCGAACGCCCGCCCCCCGACCACGTGAATCCGTTGACGGAAACGGCGCGAATGAACGGTTTGTCGTGAGCGAAGTCTATGCAGGCCGCTACTTGGTCCTCATTGATATCCCGGAGAACCGTCACCGACAAGGTTGTGGGAACGTTCAAGGCCTGCAGGTTCTCCAGCGCGCGGATCTTCGGTTCATGGAACGCTTCCGATCCCAGAAGTTGCGTCTGTTCACGATTCAGGGAATCCACCGTGATCCGGACATCCGTTACCCCCGCCTCGATCAACTTTTTGCAAAAGTCCAGCGACGCCAGCGTGACGCCGTTGGTGGCCAGTTGGGCCGCCACGCCGCGGCGCGCCGCTTCGCGGAAAAAATCGAACACATGCGGATGCAGCGTGGGTTCGCCCCCTGAAAACGTCAGTTTGACATGGCCATGCTCGTCCAGGATTTGCTTCAAATCGTCGAGG
Proteins encoded in this window:
- a CDS encoding radical SAM protein; translated protein: MCMIRKTVAVCPECAREVEGRVVREGETVYLLRECPDHGSYRLCVSNNGASYADFDRFYCEVLGKGQPAEKIANIWIVGSASCQMLCRYCNADMRQPAFEDMTLDDLKQILDEHGHVKLTFSGGEPTLHPHVFDFFREAARRGVAAQLATNGVTLASLDFCKKLIEAGVTDVRITVDSLNREQTQLLGSEAFHEPKIRALENLQALNVPTTLSVTVLRDINEDQVAACIDFAHDKPFIRAVSVNGFTWSGGGRSLDRSHVMMPDEIMDLIYARYSTPASRREDYLTFQKALFSLMQIMGMRLCLYTQLMVFVRTRQGMAPITEFLHMRRLNRAMKRWERLASSGRFVQAVAMGLALTYALRAKSFTIIPHIARMFLANLLRVSARNTPSKFLSLSINTSCSVLNWDRAVADRCMSSFLIRMNGEVRLGVSTNSVMERERKEVAATIAK
- a CDS encoding radical SAM protein, translating into MRILFLSAELNRMPRLGISSLAACLSADGHEVRHAVAARLGKKRLRDLMRTFKPDIVGYSIMTYDYASHVALNRELKKEFRFRAVFGGIHPTFLPEMIDDDPECDAICIGEGEWALAEFCRRIQEGGAYWQTPNFWVRHDGVIHRNPLRPLATSLDAFPVPDHRVLYEGDPYLARLGWKIFMASRGCPHACSYCFNAQWNRIYRGCRPVVRHRAPHAVIDEICAVKERYPLRAVGFCDDDFALKPEGWMEAFCAEYRDRVGLPFGCTCRPEHVTDELIGLLKATGLCAMWIAVECADERVANEVLRRNLKNEQILRATEVAKKHGIRLFLFNLVGIPVENSFETDLKTLDFNVAVRPTYSLATLLYPWPGTNIYDYAVEHGFLSPGERLSPSVRRFSVFSFRSPAEKRKIENLHKLFDFFVRFPWLRKHCESICSLPLSWIYLAVYLVWQAYVMAVKQWPPRASLPVRSIREHLTNARLMLRLFRTP
- a CDS encoding sulfatase, with amino-acid sequence MTRNGKIMGACLVVICLALGVSGWRYLWNGTCPFRRQDSAPRPAVAIPTAPDTDSTAAIATPGDAERSPGRSNVIWIVLDACRAKNLSCYGNSRPTSPVMDALAQRGVLFEKTFSQSTGTCFSVPSYMTGRYFPVSCLSDRFSRAVVQRTPPAHEVLVADTLRANGYHTVMFNAHPMFDATDRMGQSFDEFIKLPWAIGIGGVPTLAQLNEKIFAWLDTRPDKPFFAYVHAMDTHFPIILSPPDDQWIDPRYALDNLAPVDFAQSYVRRDGQPFTADDRAYLEALYDGAIHYSDTQIGRLIQHLEEIKALDNTIIVIGSDHGQSLGEDGFFVGHSKNLSYDELLEVPFIMAGPGVSGGKRIGALVENVDIAPTLLELLGIASDARYDGKSLVPWINGVAKDPPHEFVFAAPDRGFYDGPYSFMIRNGEYRYQESLDGNEAHLWRMPYNYAAPEDLIGARPEQAAALRKRLNATWGGYWRDYLQLPQVAVTLDAAWIAPFCVSGGPVEGSVILPVKSPRLRTDNKWACTDGALWCSCAEEECPVLQVRFPVPPGTYNVHIKILNDSSHEGRPASAVLVKMRGETGAVMIQKADAPPDQARFEAIAAGSYDAGDGLFEFTLAGADREHWACVQKIILTPASLSESPGGKLAAEKLDPEPFQKVKAADEALRALGYF
- a CDS encoding radical SAM protein, with protein sequence MNVFLVSLGEYLKTAPSTPPPVGILSLAAWARAKIKGLRITLLDQRLERINHHEVARRIIQARPDVVGISYMTSADTFVPGITKAVRDALPGCTILLGGSHPAAVQAAAIEGTQADALVAGEGEIAFEMILRAIQEGETFEHVPGLYRRLPDGSVVRNPGELPIVQNLDELPFLAYDLLDVPRYWTVYSQSPIPPPQKQIVLSSSRGCPFPCIFCHKIFGKTFRGQTPERLVDEMEYLQKKYGAERFDFIDDAFIQDNERVYRFSEEVNRRNLRVKLTMPNGLRTDALTQEIVDAMVAAGLRSCACALDAGSPRIQKLVRKGLNIQRFLDGVEMMARHRVFTYGFMMFGFPTETAEEMQMTIDISRKSLLHMAFFFKATPYPNSGLYDLAMQLCPERMQNLDFTNHDVYYNPVVNLSAVSDEELLYYLRKATRVFFGNPVRLFRFTRDCPHPFRFLQFFPGAIQQSFSRKRGRFRHPVHYPEGPSGL
- a CDS encoding radical SAM protein — its product is MAALHIALVNAGRVEKVTAFTPPLGLLYLAAYVRQHHQADITILDQRAADWTHEETVSQVVALKPDIVGVRCVTGAHRGLHILSQGIKQALPDCLVVLGGPHVSAFGETLLDSTLADMLVRGEGEITFDSILQAFQDNKDYSRIPGLIWRHEGEVITNPGQPPFIGELDSLPFPAYDLIDIRRYWRLPTQCFFPLLRNYIALFTSRGCPWQCNYCHNIFGKNYRVHSAERVVDEIEHYVRAYGVSDLELVDDCFNLSADRVMEIADLMGRRNIKVRTAFPNGLRTDILRNDTADALAAMGAWYSGCALECGSDRLQKMIGKNLNLPRFLEGVEMLVRRGVFTTGFTMIGFPTETEAEMRMTVDTACASMLHSTFFFYVTPFPGTELYHQAMRWKPDRMKAVNFDESLTFFTGDAIVNLSEMPDDLFYGFAQKAYRKFYLNPGRIGRIIRDTRSKRTLPIHALIFGDYCTRDFRLRRWLNI